From a region of the Methylocystis hirsuta genome:
- a CDS encoding CapA family protein: MSVAAPPPSNVAPAVRLFLCGDVMIGRGVDQILPSPCPPKLYEEYVSSAEDYVRLAEAASGPIPRPVDYSYIWGEALAELEAQAPDARIVNLETSVTRSETAEHKAINYRVSPQNAECLRAAGVDCCALANNHVLDWGRSGLFQTLDTLERLGVAFAGAGRTIDEAQRPAILDIPRKGRVIVLSFALPDSGTPLGWAATPSSPGVNLLRDLSHASVDFACDLARSAAQSGDILVISIHWGSNWGYGVSNAQRQFAHRLIEDAGASVIHGHSSHHAKGFEVHRNRLVLYGCGDFLNDYEGISGYESYRGDLSLMYFADIDAARGDLLQLRLVPLHMRRLRLERASTADAEWLAQTLDRESAAFGVRVRRQGDGALSASWSGGE; encoded by the coding sequence ATGAGCGTCGCCGCGCCGCCGCCGAGCAACGTGGCGCCAGCCGTCCGGCTTTTCCTGTGCGGCGACGTGATGATCGGCCGAGGCGTCGATCAGATCCTGCCGTCGCCCTGCCCGCCGAAGCTCTATGAGGAATATGTTTCTTCGGCTGAAGACTATGTTCGTTTGGCCGAAGCGGCGTCGGGGCCGATTCCGCGGCCTGTCGATTATTCCTATATCTGGGGCGAGGCGCTCGCCGAGCTTGAAGCGCAGGCGCCTGACGCGCGCATCGTCAATCTCGAAACGAGCGTGACGCGCAGCGAAACGGCCGAACACAAGGCGATCAATTATCGTGTCAGTCCGCAGAATGCGGAATGTCTGCGCGCCGCCGGCGTCGACTGCTGCGCGCTGGCGAACAATCATGTGCTCGATTGGGGACGGTCTGGCCTCTTTCAAACGCTCGACACGCTTGAGCGTCTGGGCGTGGCTTTCGCCGGCGCGGGACGCACGATCGACGAAGCGCAGCGGCCGGCGATCCTGGATATCCCGCGAAAGGGACGGGTCATCGTGCTGTCCTTCGCCCTGCCCGACAGCGGAACGCCCTTAGGGTGGGCCGCGACGCCCTCGTCGCCCGGCGTCAATCTTCTACGCGACCTTTCTCACGCAAGCGTTGACTTCGCCTGCGATCTGGCGCGGAGCGCGGCGCAGAGCGGAGATATTCTGGTGATTTCGATCCACTGGGGCTCGAACTGGGGCTATGGCGTTTCGAACGCCCAGAGACAATTCGCGCATCGGCTGATCGAAGACGCGGGCGCTTCCGTCATCCACGGACATTCGTCACATCACGCGAAGGGATTCGAGGTCCATCGCAACCGCTTGGTTCTTTACGGCTGCGGCGATTTCCTGAACGATTATGAGGGCATCAGCGGCTATGAAAGCTATCGCGGCGATCTGTCGCTGATGTATTTCGCGGATATCGACGCCGCGCGCGGCGATCTCCTGCAACTTCGATTGGTTCCACTGCATATGCGGCGCTTGCGCCTTGAACGGGCGTCGACCGCCGACGCCGAATGGCTTGCGCAAACGCTCGATCGCGAAAGCGCGGCATTCGGCGTTCGCGTCCGGCGCCAGGGCGACGGCGCGCTGTCGGCCTCCTGGTCGGGCGGCGAATAA
- a CDS encoding VOC family protein, with protein MAIILNHTIVPARDNEAAARWFARIFGLRYDGAKGHFAPVKVNSELTLLFDKDEGFKASHYAFHVSDEEFDEILGRVKDEGVAFGSAPGRFTDGQLNDWNGGRGVYFKSPDRHILELMTMPQ; from the coding sequence ATGGCCATCATTCTCAATCACACCATCGTGCCGGCGCGCGATAATGAGGCCGCGGCGCGCTGGTTCGCAAGGATCTTCGGGCTGCGCTACGACGGCGCCAAGGGCCATTTCGCGCCGGTGAAGGTCAACAGCGAGCTCACCCTGCTGTTCGATAAGGATGAGGGCTTCAAAGCCAGCCATTACGCCTTCCACGTCAGCGACGAAGAATTCGACGAAATCCTCGGGCGCGTGAAGGACGAAGGCGTCGCCTTTGGCAGCGCGCCGGGTCGATTCACGGACGGCCAGCTCAACGACTGGAACGGCGGTCGCGGCGTCTATTTCAAGAGCCCCGACCGCCATATCCTCGAGCTGATGACCATGCCCCAGTAA
- a CDS encoding class I SAM-dependent methyltransferase encodes MTSDTARFVGDIPIFYDRGLGPVILEDYAADIADRTAASAPIDVLEMAAGTGIVTRKLRDSLGPQAKLTATDLNEPMLEVAKTKFGAAEQVTFRTADATALPFADNDFDAIVCQFGLMFFPDKDAAHREARRTLRPGGRYLFSVWDAPRYNPFPRLGLEVIERFFPGDPPQFLAFSCAEIDPIKESLIDAGFTDITISVRSRVKDVRDPMDFARGFVFGSPLFEQLRERGGVRPESLVEALAERLAQELGENPMRLPMQAIVYEARAA; translated from the coding sequence GTGACCAGCGACACAGCGCGCTTCGTCGGCGACATTCCCATTTTTTACGACCGTGGCCTCGGCCCGGTGATCTTAGAGGATTACGCCGCCGATATCGCCGATCGGACGGCCGCGAGCGCTCCAATCGACGTGCTCGAAATGGCGGCGGGCACGGGAATCGTCACGCGCAAGCTGCGCGACTCTCTCGGTCCACAAGCGAAGCTAACCGCAACCGACCTCAATGAGCCGATGCTCGAAGTCGCGAAGACGAAGTTCGGCGCTGCCGAGCAGGTGACGTTCCGAACCGCAGATGCGACGGCCTTGCCTTTCGCCGACAACGACTTTGACGCGATCGTCTGCCAGTTCGGGCTGATGTTCTTTCCCGACAAGGACGCGGCGCATCGTGAGGCGCGACGGACTCTGCGGCCGGGCGGCCGATATCTCTTTAGCGTCTGGGATGCGCCACGTTACAATCCTTTCCCTCGCCTGGGGCTCGAGGTGATCGAACGATTTTTTCCCGGCGATCCACCGCAATTTCTTGCGTTTTCCTGCGCCGAGATCGATCCCATCAAAGAATCGCTGATCGACGCCGGCTTCACGGACATCACCATTTCCGTAAGGTCGCGCGTCAAGGATGTGCGGGACCCGATGGATTTTGCGAGAGGATTCGTCTTCGGCAGTCCGCTCTTCGAACAGCTCCGCGAGCGCGGCGGCGTGCGCCCCGAATCGCTTGTCGAGGCGCTGGCCGAGCGGCTCGCGCAAGAACTCGGCGAGAACCCCATGCGCCTGCCGATGCAGGCGATTGTCTATGAAGCCAGGGCGGCGTAG
- the metG gene encoding methionine--tRNA ligase: MPERPPYMISTAIPYANGAPHIGHAYERIATDAFARWKRLDGYDVLFVTGMDEHGQKMQRTAEKEGLTPWALADRTAAQFARMGEALNARADDIVRTTQARHKETVLEMWRRMEANGDLYLSKYAGWYSVRDEAYYDEDELTERDGKRFAPTGTPVEWVEEESWFFKLSAYAEKLLAHYAAHPRFITPEHYRNEIVAFVKRGLTDLSVSRTTFDWGIEIPPSAHTSAKHVMYVWVDALTNYVTATGYLTEGGNKARFWPADAHVIGKDITRFHAIYWPAFLMSAGAPLPKQVVVHGFLFSKGEKMSKSVGNVVDPIDLAERYGVDQLRYFFLREIPFGQDGNYSHEAIVNRINADLANDLGNLAQRSLSMIAKNCMGAVPRKHALTDADRDILAQAADVLAKARAAMEDYAPHHALAEIFRIVAEANRYFAGEEPWAKKKSDPARMETILYVTAETLRRLAIPLQPFMPESAGKLLDLLDVGPDERDFAHADEANALQEGAPLPPPTPVFPRFLEEEAR, translated from the coding sequence ATGCCTGAACGTCCCCCCTATATGATCTCGACGGCCATTCCTTATGCGAATGGCGCGCCGCATATCGGCCACGCCTATGAGCGCATCGCCACCGACGCCTTCGCCCGATGGAAGAGGCTTGACGGCTATGACGTGCTGTTTGTCACCGGCATGGACGAGCACGGGCAGAAGATGCAGCGCACGGCAGAGAAGGAAGGGCTGACGCCGTGGGCGCTCGCCGACCGCACGGCCGCGCAATTTGCCCGGATGGGCGAGGCGCTGAACGCCCGCGCCGACGACATCGTGCGCACGACGCAGGCGCGCCACAAAGAGACCGTGCTCGAAATGTGGCGGCGCATGGAGGCGAACGGCGACCTTTATCTCTCTAAATACGCCGGCTGGTATTCGGTGCGCGACGAGGCCTATTACGACGAGGACGAACTCACCGAGCGGGATGGCAAGAGATTCGCGCCGACGGGCACGCCGGTCGAGTGGGTGGAAGAGGAGAGCTGGTTCTTCAAATTGTCGGCCTATGCGGAGAAATTGCTCGCGCATTACGCGGCGCATCCGCGCTTCATCACGCCCGAACACTACAGAAACGAGATCGTCGCCTTTGTGAAGCGCGGGCTCACGGACCTCTCGGTGTCGCGCACGACCTTCGACTGGGGCATCGAGATTCCGCCGAGCGCGCACACGTCCGCGAAGCATGTGATGTATGTCTGGGTCGACGCGCTTACGAATTACGTAACAGCTACGGGATATCTTACGGAAGGCGGAAACAAGGCGCGCTTCTGGCCCGCCGATGCGCATGTCATCGGCAAGGACATCACACGCTTTCACGCCATCTACTGGCCGGCGTTTCTGATGTCCGCAGGCGCGCCTCTGCCCAAGCAGGTCGTCGTGCACGGCTTCCTGTTTTCCAAAGGCGAGAAGATGTCGAAGTCGGTCGGCAATGTCGTCGATCCGATTGATTTGGCCGAGCGCTATGGCGTCGACCAGCTGCGTTATTTCTTTCTGCGCGAAATTCCTTTCGGTCAGGACGGCAACTATTCGCACGAGGCGATCGTCAACCGCATCAACGCCGATCTCGCCAATGACCTCGGCAATCTCGCGCAGCGCTCGCTGTCGATGATCGCCAAGAATTGTATGGGCGCCGTACCACGTAAACACGCCCTTACGGACGCCGACAGAGACATTCTCGCGCAAGCGGCCGACGTCCTGGCGAAAGCCCGCGCCGCCATGGAGGATTACGCGCCGCACCACGCGCTTGCGGAAATTTTCCGCATCGTCGCCGAGGCCAATCGCTATTTCGCCGGTGAAGAGCCCTGGGCGAAGAAGAAGAGCGACCCTGCGCGGATGGAGACGATTCTCTACGTCACCGCCGAAACGCTGCGCCGGCTGGCGATTCCCCTGCAGCCGTTTATGCCCGAGTCCGCCGGCAAGCTTCTCGATCTCCTGGACGTCGGTCCGGACGAGCGGGACTTCGCGCACGCCGACGAGGCGAACGCCCTGCAGGAGGGCGCGCCGCTGCCGCCGCCGACGCCGGTGTTTCCGAGGTTTCTGGAGGAGGAGGCGCGTTAG
- a CDS encoding DNA-deoxyinosine glycosylase gives MLRAINLAHRRREGESQITKTSSVGFPPAATRDAKFLILGSLPGQRSLERQQYYAQPRNAFWTLMGSLFGFDAGACYVDRLQSLNARGVALWDVCASAHRPGSLDQRIELSTVRPNEFERFFEMHPDITLICFNGATAASLYQRLVLPRLSVRAAAIASRRLPSTSPAHATLTFAQKQEKWRSVLAPFLE, from the coding sequence ATGCTCCGAGCGATCAATTTAGCGCATCGGAGGCGGGAAGGGGAGTCGCAGATCACTAAGACCTCTTCAGTCGGCTTCCCGCCTGCGGCGACACGCGACGCAAAGTTCTTGATTCTTGGTTCACTTCCCGGCCAGCGTTCTCTGGAGCGCCAGCAGTATTACGCGCAGCCGCGCAACGCGTTTTGGACGCTGATGGGCAGCCTGTTTGGCTTCGATGCGGGCGCTTGTTACGTCGATCGCCTCCAGAGCCTGAATGCGCGCGGCGTCGCCCTCTGGGACGTCTGCGCAAGCGCCCATCGGCCTGGCAGCCTCGACCAGCGGATCGAACTCTCGACTGTGCGACCCAATGAATTCGAGCGCTTTTTCGAGATGCATCCGGATATCACGCTGATTTGCTTCAATGGCGCTACAGCGGCCAGCCTGTATCAACGGCTGGTTCTGCCCAGGCTGTCAGTTCGCGCTGCGGCGATTGCGTCACGCCGACTGCCCTCGACGAGTCCCGCGCATGCAACGCTGACATTCGCCCAAAAGCAGGAAAAATGGCGATCCGTACTCGCCCCGTTTCTCGAATGA
- a CDS encoding SDR family oxidoreductase yields MSEGGDDADGPVLVTGAPRRIGLAIAERFARGGRPLVLHASPRSAEEAELAAHAIRRRGGRAATAIADLADAESTQRLIEQASEAFGPLRLLVNNASIFEIDAAQDFSLELYERQMQVNLRAPLLLSRDFAAALPASDDGAIVNILDQRVWRLTPRYFSYTLSKSALWAATRTMAQAYAPRIRVNAVGPGPVFANAALGEREFEMEARGVPLQRAADVSGVVDAVVYLSRAKSVTGQMIAVDSGQHLGWRTPDVGPE; encoded by the coding sequence ATGAGCGAGGGCGGCGACGACGCAGACGGCCCCGTGCTGGTCACCGGCGCGCCGCGTCGCATCGGCCTCGCCATCGCCGAGCGCTTCGCGCGCGGGGGGCGGCCCCTCGTGCTGCACGCCTCTCCGCGTTCGGCCGAGGAGGCTGAGCTTGCCGCGCACGCGATCCGGCGACGCGGCGGGCGCGCGGCGACGGCGATCGCCGATCTTGCCGACGCGGAGTCGACGCAGCGCCTCATCGAGCAGGCCAGCGAAGCCTTCGGACCGCTGCGGCTCCTCGTCAACAACGCCTCGATTTTTGAAATCGACGCGGCGCAGGACTTTTCGCTCGAGCTTTATGAGCGGCAGATGCAGGTCAATCTGCGCGCGCCGCTGCTGCTGTCGCGCGACTTTGCAGCGGCGTTGCCGGCAAGCGACGACGGCGCCATCGTCAATATCCTCGATCAGCGCGTTTGGCGTCTAACGCCGCGCTACTTCTCCTACACGCTGTCGAAATCGGCGCTGTGGGCGGCGACGCGCACCATGGCGCAGGCCTACGCGCCGCGCATTCGGGTTAATGCCGTCGGGCCGGGACCGGTCTTTGCAAATGCCGCGCTCGGCGAGCGGGAGTTCGAGATGGAAGCCCGCGGCGTGCCGCTGCAGCGTGCCGCCGACGTCTCCGGCGTCGTCGACGCCGTCGTTTACCTCAGCCGGGCGAAAAGCGTGACGGGGCAGATGATCGCCGTCGACAGCGGCCAGCATCTGGGCTGGCGCACCCCGGACGTCGGGCCGGAATAG
- the gyrA gene encoding DNA gyrase subunit A — protein sequence MADDDLKKNDSDKPGSDIRPVSIADEMKRSYLDYAMSVIVSRALPDVRDGLKPVHRRILFSMHENGHTPDKSYVKSARIVGDVMGKYHPHGDAAIYDALVRMAQPFSMRLPLIDGQGNFGSVDNDPPAAMRYTESRLAKPALALLEDLDEGTVDFQANYDGKEHEPTVLPARFPNLLVNGAGGIAVGMATNIPPHNLGEVIDACIAMIDRPDITIAELMDIVPGPDFPTAANILGRGGIRNAFATGRGSIIMRAKSEIETLRKDREAIIFTEIPYQVNKATLIERIADLVREKKIEGVADLRDESDRDGMRIVVELKRDAVADVVLNQLWRHTTLQTSFPVNMIALNGGRPELMTLHDVLRAFVDFRETVVTRRTKFRLNKARDSAHLQVGLAIAVANIDEVIHLIRTSPDAAAAREALMERDWPAKDMAPLVELIADPRHRLSDDGAIRLSEAQARAILDLRLQRLTALGREEISDALNKLAVEIADYLDILRSRERLFGIVKDELLAVKDAHATPRRTQILESDGEVEDEDLIAREDMVVTVSHAGYIKRVPLSTYRAQRRGGKGRSGMQTKEEDFVHRLFVANTHTPVLFFSSLGKAYKEKVWRLPLSAPQARGKALVNLLPLEQNERITSIMPLPEDEASWATLDVIFATTRGTVRRNKLSDFVDVRRNGLIAMKLDDGEAIVDVATATERDDVLLTTRDGQCIRFAVPEVRVFQGRTSMGVRGVALGRDDRVISLSILNHFDAAGEERAAYLKRANALRRRMGEDVSPETGAEAEEAAIAVELSDTRFYEMQAAEQIILTVSENGYGKRTSSYEYRTTGRGGKGIVAMAVNARNGKLVASFPVGHGDEIMLVTDGGQLIRCSVDGIRIAGRGAQGVIVFDTAEDERVVSVEHIGDVGEGEDAEA from the coding sequence TTGGCCGACGACGACCTGAAGAAAAACGATTCCGACAAGCCCGGCTCTGACATAAGGCCGGTTTCGATCGCCGACGAGATGAAGCGCAGCTATCTCGATTACGCGATGAGCGTGATCGTGTCGCGCGCGCTGCCGGACGTGCGTGACGGACTGAAGCCCGTGCACCGGCGCATTCTGTTCTCAATGCACGAGAACGGCCACACGCCCGATAAATCATATGTGAAGTCGGCGCGCATCGTCGGCGACGTGATGGGTAAATATCATCCGCACGGCGACGCGGCGATCTACGACGCGCTCGTGCGCATGGCGCAGCCCTTTTCGATGCGGCTGCCGCTCATCGACGGGCAGGGCAATTTCGGATCGGTCGACAACGATCCGCCGGCGGCGATGCGCTACACCGAGTCCCGGCTCGCAAAGCCAGCGCTCGCGCTGCTCGAAGATCTTGACGAAGGCACCGTCGACTTCCAGGCCAATTACGACGGCAAGGAGCACGAGCCGACGGTTCTGCCGGCCCGTTTCCCCAATCTGCTGGTCAACGGCGCTGGCGGCATCGCCGTCGGCATGGCGACGAACATTCCGCCGCATAATCTCGGCGAGGTCATCGACGCCTGCATCGCCATGATCGATCGGCCCGACATCACCATCGCCGAGCTGATGGACATCGTGCCGGGACCGGATTTTCCGACCGCGGCGAACATCCTCGGGCGTGGCGGCATTCGCAACGCCTTCGCGACCGGCCGCGGTTCGATCATCATGCGCGCCAAGTCAGAGATCGAAACTCTGCGCAAGGATCGCGAGGCGATCATCTTCACCGAAATTCCCTATCAGGTGAACAAGGCGACGCTGATCGAGCGCATCGCCGATCTGGTGCGGGAGAAGAAGATCGAGGGCGTCGCCGATCTGCGCGATGAGTCCGATCGTGACGGCATGCGCATCGTCGTCGAACTGAAGCGCGACGCTGTCGCCGACGTCGTTCTCAACCAGCTTTGGCGTCATACGACGCTGCAGACAAGCTTTCCCGTCAATATGATCGCGTTGAACGGCGGCCGCCCGGAGCTGATGACGCTCCATGACGTGCTGCGCGCCTTCGTCGATTTCCGCGAGACGGTCGTCACGCGGCGCACCAAATTCCGCCTCAACAAAGCGCGCGACAGCGCCCATCTACAGGTCGGTCTCGCTATCGCGGTGGCGAATATCGACGAGGTCATTCATCTCATCCGCACGTCGCCCGACGCGGCCGCGGCGCGCGAAGCGCTCATGGAACGCGACTGGCCGGCCAAGGACATGGCGCCGCTCGTCGAGCTGATCGCCGACCCGCGGCACAGACTCAGCGATGATGGCGCCATCCGGCTTTCGGAGGCGCAGGCGCGCGCCATCCTGGATTTGCGTCTGCAACGGCTCACGGCGCTCGGACGCGAGGAAATCTCCGACGCCCTGAACAAGCTCGCCGTCGAGATCGCCGATTACCTCGATATTCTGCGCTCGCGCGAACGCCTGTTCGGCATCGTCAAGGACGAACTGCTGGCGGTGAAAGACGCCCACGCCACGCCGCGCCGCACGCAGATCCTTGAGTCCGACGGCGAGGTCGAGGATGAAGACCTGATCGCCCGCGAAGACATGGTCGTCACCGTCTCGCACGCCGGCTATATCAAGCGCGTGCCGCTCTCCACCTATCGCGCGCAAAGGCGCGGCGGCAAAGGCCGTTCCGGCATGCAGACGAAGGAGGAGGATTTCGTCCATCGTCTGTTCGTCGCCAATACGCATACGCCGGTGCTGTTCTTTTCCTCGCTCGGCAAGGCCTATAAGGAAAAAGTCTGGAGATTGCCGCTCTCGGCGCCGCAGGCGCGCGGCAAGGCGCTCGTCAATCTGCTGCCGCTCGAACAAAACGAGCGCATCACCTCGATCATGCCGCTACCCGAAGACGAGGCAAGCTGGGCGACGCTCGACGTCATCTTCGCGACGACGCGCGGCACGGTGAGGCGCAATAAACTCTCGGATTTCGTCGACGTTCGCCGCAACGGCCTCATCGCCATGAAGCTTGACGACGGCGAAGCCATCGTCGACGTCGCGACCGCGACCGAGCGCGATGACGTGCTGCTGACCACACGCGACGGCCAATGCATCCGCTTCGCCGTGCCGGAGGTCCGCGTCTTCCAGGGCCGCACCTCGATGGGCGTGCGCGGCGTGGCGCTGGGGCGCGACGATCGGGTGATCTCGCTGTCCATCCTCAATCATTTCGACGCCGCCGGCGAGGAACGGGCCGCCTATTTGAAACGCGCCAATGCGCTGCGCCGGCGCATGGGCGAAGATGTATCGCCCGAGACGGGTGCCGAGGCCGAGGAGGCGGCGATCGCCGTGGAGCTGTCGGATACGCGCTTTTACGAGATGCAGGCGGCCGAGCAGATCATTTTGACCGTGTCCGAGAACGGTTACGGAAAGCGTACGAGCTCTTACGAATATCGTACGACAGGTCGCGGCGGCAAAGGCATCGTCGCGATGGCGGTGAACGCCAGAAACGGCAAGCTCGTCGCCTCCTTCCCCGTCGGCCATGGCGACGAAATCATGCTGGTGACGGACGGCGGCCAGCTGATCCGCTGCTCCGTCGACGGCATCCGCATCGCCGGGCGCGGCGCTCAGGGCGTCATTGTCTTCGACACGGCCGAAGACGAGCGCGTCGTTTCCGTCGAGCATATCGGCGACGTCGGCGAGGGCGAGGACGCCGAAGCCTAA
- a CDS encoding TfoX/Sxy family protein: MDRARIEELFAPFAAVSVKRMFGGHGVYADGLFFAIEAGGEIYLKADRHSAARFQEAGSRPFVYQGKDRPITISYWSLPDQAFEDADELVRWAKFAVEAALRAGPKREIPATRRRKASNSAEKDC; encoded by the coding sequence ATGGACCGCGCGCGTATTGAGGAGCTTTTCGCGCCCTTTGCCGCTGTGTCCGTTAAGCGCATGTTCGGCGGCCACGGCGTTTACGCCGATGGCCTCTTCTTCGCCATCGAAGCCGGCGGCGAAATCTACCTGAAGGCCGATCGGCATAGCGCCGCGCGATTTCAAGAGGCGGGCTCCCGGCCTTTCGTCTACCAAGGCAAGGACCGGCCGATCACGATCTCCTATTGGAGCCTCCCTGACCAGGCGTTCGAGGACGCCGACGAACTGGTTCGGTGGGCCAAGTTTGCAGTTGAAGCCGCGCTTCGGGCAGGCCCGAAAAGGGAGATTCCGGCCACGCGGAGGCGCAAGGCGTCAAATTCGGCTGAAAAAGACTGCTAA
- a CDS encoding HesB/IscA family protein: MQKMSVMNVSPAAAERVRSLLATGADGKGLRVSVEKGGCAGMSYKMEIAEPKRGDEIIDIEGGRVIVDAAAVLYLLGTTMDVKTTQFASTFVFENPNQTSACGCGESVELKPADPEKVGAASQIGRS; the protein is encoded by the coding sequence ATGCAGAAAATGAGCGTGATGAACGTCAGCCCCGCTGCGGCGGAGCGGGTCCGCAGCCTGCTGGCGACCGGCGCGGACGGGAAGGGGCTGCGCGTCTCCGTGGAGAAGGGCGGCTGCGCCGGCATGTCCTACAAGATGGAGATCGCCGAACCGAAGCGGGGCGACGAGATTATCGACATCGAGGGCGGTCGTGTGATCGTCGACGCCGCGGCGGTGCTCTACCTGCTCGGCACGACGATGGACGTGAAGACGACGCAGTTCGCCTCGACCTTTGTATTCGAAAACCCCAATCAAACGTCGGCCTGCGGCTGCGGCGAGAGCGTCGAACTCAAGCCGGCCGACCCGGAAAAGGTCGGCGCCGCTTCGCAGATTGGGCGTTCCTGA
- a CDS encoding SUF system Fe-S cluster assembly protein, with protein MNDAPNTSETQRAATPDRTSQAIENERLTNDIVKALKTVYDPEIPADIYELGLIYRVDIAEEGFVEIDMTLTAPGCPVAGEMPVWVKNAVSAVPGVCEVKVNMVFDPPWDQSRMSDEARVALDMW; from the coding sequence ATGAACGATGCTCCCAATACGAGCGAAACCCAACGCGCCGCGACGCCGGACCGGACGTCTCAGGCCATTGAAAATGAGCGGCTGACGAACGACATCGTTAAGGCGCTCAAGACCGTCTACGATCCTGAAATTCCCGCTGACATTTATGAGCTTGGCCTCATTTACCGGGTCGACATCGCAGAGGAAGGCTTCGTGGAGATCGACATGACGCTGACAGCGCCCGGCTGCCCGGTCGCCGGTGAAATGCCGGTGTGGGTCAAAAATGCGGTGAGCGCTGTGCCTGGCGTCTGCGAGGTGAAGGTGAACATGGTGTTCGATCCGCCTTGGGATCAAAGCCGTATGTCGGACGAAGCGCGCGTCGCGCTCGACATGTGGTGA
- a CDS encoding cysteine desulfurase: MNEITRIQTAYDIEAVRADFPILSERPYGKPLAYLDNAASAQKPRAVIDRLTRFYEHEYANVHRGLHYLANAATEGYEGARETVRRFLNAESTDEIIFTRGATEALNLVAASFGQAHIGEGDEIILSMMEHHSNIVPWHFLRERKGAVLKWLEVDDDGRFDLEAFEKLFTKRTKIVALTHMSNVLGAPTPIAEVARIAHAHGVPLVVDGSQGAVHLDVDVRALDADFYVVTGHKLYAPTGIGALYGKRKWLETLPPFCGGGEMIETVTLEGVTYNAPPHRFEAGTPPIAQAVGLGAALDYMERIGRDAIREYEAGLTAYAHQRLSQIEGLRIYGRAPDKGPILSFDMAAAHAHDIATVIDRSGIAVRAGTHCAMPLLSRLGVTSTCRASFALYNTREEIDRLAEALEKARSLFA; the protein is encoded by the coding sequence ATGAACGAGATTACGCGCATTCAGACGGCTTATGACATCGAAGCGGTTCGGGCGGATTTCCCGATTCTTTCCGAGCGTCCCTATGGGAAGCCGCTTGCCTATCTCGATAACGCCGCCTCGGCGCAAAAGCCGCGCGCCGTGATCGATCGGCTGACGCGGTTCTACGAGCATGAATACGCCAATGTGCATCGCGGGCTGCATTACCTCGCCAACGCCGCGACCGAAGGCTATGAGGGCGCGCGTGAAACCGTGCGCCGCTTTCTCAACGCGGAATCGACGGACGAGATCATTTTCACCCGCGGCGCGACCGAGGCCTTGAATCTCGTCGCGGCTTCCTTCGGCCAGGCGCATATCGGCGAGGGCGACGAGATTATTCTCTCGATGATGGAGCACCACTCCAACATCGTGCCCTGGCATTTTCTGCGCGAGCGCAAGGGCGCCGTGTTGAAGTGGCTCGAGGTTGACGACGACGGCCGCTTCGACCTCGAAGCGTTCGAGAAGCTGTTCACCAAGCGCACCAAGATCGTGGCGCTCACGCATATGTCGAATGTTCTCGGCGCGCCGACCCCGATCGCCGAGGTCGCGCGCATTGCTCACGCACATGGCGTGCCGCTGGTTGTCGACGGCTCGCAGGGCGCTGTGCATCTCGATGTCGACGTGCGTGCGCTCGACGCCGACTTTTATGTGGTGACCGGCCACAAACTTTATGCCCCGACCGGCATCGGCGCCCTTTACGGCAAGCGTAAATGGCTGGAGACGTTGCCGCCCTTCTGCGGCGGCGGCGAGATGATCGAAACGGTGACGCTCGAGGGCGTCACCTATAACGCCCCGCCGCACCGTTTCGAAGCAGGCACGCCGCCCATCGCCCAGGCGGTCGGGCTCGGCGCGGCGCTCGACTATATGGAGCGCATCGGTCGGGACGCGATCCGCGAATATGAAGCAGGGCTGACCGCTTACGCGCACCAAAGACTGTCGCAGATCGAGGGGCTGAGAATTTATGGGCGGGCGCCGGATAAGGGGCCGATCCTTTCCTTCGACATGGCGGCGGCGCATGCGCACGACATCGCCACGGTGATCGATCGTTCCGGCATAGCCGTGCGCGCCGGGACGCATTGCGCCATGCCGCTGCTTTCGCGTTTGGGCGTCACCTCCACCTGTCGCGCATCCTTCGCGCTCTACAACACGCGCGAGGAGATCGACCGGCTGGCGGAAGCGCTCGAAAAGGCCCGCTCTCTTTTCGCCTGA